One Streptomyces sp. SAI-135 DNA segment encodes these proteins:
- a CDS encoding cold-shock protein, which yields MSTGTVKWFNAEKGYGFISVDGDPPVDVFVHYSAIQMDGYPVLEEGQRVEFCISQGQKGLQADEVRYMNG from the coding sequence GTGAGCACGGGGACGGTCAAGTGGTTCAACGCGGAGAAGGGATACGGGTTCATCTCCGTCGACGGCGATCCGCCCGTCGACGTCTTCGTCCATTACAGCGCGATCCAAATGGACGGATACCCGGTCCTCGAGGAAGGACAGCGGGTCGAATTCTGCATCTCGCAGGGACAGAAGGGGCTCCAGGCCGACGAGGTGAGGTACATGAACGGATAG